In Caldisericia bacterium, the following are encoded in one genomic region:
- the surE gene encoding 5'/3'-nucleotidase SurE yields MKIVITNDDGIDSLGIKVLAKAIAELPFEVYVVAPEKQRSAGGHSITTHKPLRINEVDIGIKGVKAFSTNGSTADCVILAKDVIVNDMDFVISGINELPNVGDDISYSGTVSGSIEAILNDVPSFSVSICGFGENLNRASQFSKNLLLYLIENPLKKGRFLNVNFPGSGKIKGVKITKIGRVKYVDRTVKRIDPSGKPYYWIMGKPVWSGDENTDTWAIKNGYVSISPLRVNFVDDEEYRRLKEEEDKFLPLLDI; encoded by the coding sequence TTGAAGATAGTTATAACCAATGACGATGGAATAGATTCTTTAGGGATAAAGGTTTTAGCAAAGGCAATTGCTGAACTTCCCTTTGAAGTATATGTTGTTGCTCCTGAGAAACAGAGGAGCGCAGGAGGTCATTCAATAACAACCCATAAACCTTTAAGGATAAATGAGGTAGATATAGGAATTAAAGGAGTTAAAGCTTTTTCCACCAATGGTTCCACAGCAGATTGTGTGATCCTTGCAAAGGATGTTATTGTAAATGATATGGATTTTGTAATTTCAGGAATTAATGAATTACCCAATGTTGGAGATGATATCTCTTATTCAGGCACAGTTTCAGGGAGTATAGAAGCAATACTAAATGATGTTCCCTCTTTTTCTGTTTCCATATGTGGATTTGGTGAGAATTTGAATAGAGCTTCTCAATTCTCAAAGAATCTCCTTCTCTATTTAATAGAAAACCCTCTAAAAAAGGGGAGGTTTTTGAATGTAAACTTCCCTGGATCAGGAAAGATAAAAGGAGTTAAAATAACAAAGATTGGAAGAGTGAAGTATGTAGACAGAACGGTAAAAAGGATTGATCCATCTGGAAAACCATACTACTGGATAATGGGGAAACCTGTATGGAGTGGGGATGAGAATACAGATACATGGGCAATAAAAAATGGCTATGTGTCTATCTCACCTTTAAGGGTGAACTTTGTTGACGATGAAGAATATAGAAGACTAAAGGAGGAAGAGGATAAATTTCTGCCTCTACTTGATATATGA